From Penaeus chinensis breed Huanghai No. 1 chromosome 18, ASM1920278v2, whole genome shotgun sequence, one genomic window encodes:
- the LOC125034676 gene encoding adhesive plaque matrix protein-like: MTANLRSSDVWLSSMRWPRPPVSAPHHTRLSPYLPASSYQTLHKILSLYQPRPHASSIIPDSHYACSIKPDYSYAFSIIPDYSYAFSIIPDYSYAFSIIPDYSYAFSIIPDYSYAFSIIPDYSYAFSIIPDYSYAFSIIPDYSMPFPSYQTIPMPFPSYQTIPMPFPSYQTMPMPFPSYQTIPMPFPSYQTIPMPFSSYQTISMPFPSYQTILMPFPSYQTIPMPFPSYQTIPMPFPSYQTIPMTIPMPFPSYQTILCLSIIPDYSYAFSIIPDYSYAFSIIPDYSYAFSIIPDYSYAFSIIPDYSYAFSIIPDYSYAFSIIPDYSYAFSIIPDYSYAFSIIPDYSYAFSIIPDYSYAFSIIPDYSYAFSIIPDYSYAFSIIPDYSYAFSIIPDYSYAFSIIPDYSYAFSIIPDYSYAFSIIPDYSYAFSIIPDYSYAFSMKPDYS; the protein is encoded by the exons ATGACCGCCAACTTACGTTCTTCAGACGTTTGGCTGAGCTCCATGAGGTGGCCCAGGCCACCGG TGTCAGCCCCTCATCACACCAGACTATCCCCGTACCTTCCCGCATCATCATACCAGACTCTCCACAAGATTTTGTCATTATATCAACCCCGTCCACATGCCTCATCCATAATACCAGACTCTCATTATGCTTGTTCCATCAAACCAGACTATTCCTATGCCTTTTCCATCATACCAGACTATTCCTATGCCTTTTCCATCATACCAGACTATTCCTATGCCTTTTCCATCATACCAGACTATTCCTATGCCTTTTCCATCATACCAGACTATTCCTATGCCTTTTCCATCATACCAGACTATTCCTATGCCTTTTCCATCATACCAGACTATTCCTATGCCTTTTCCATCATACCAGACTATTCTATGCCTTTTCCATCATACCAGACTATTCCTATGCCTTTTCCATCATACCAGACTATTCCTATGCCTTTTCCATCATACCAGACTATGCCTATGCCTTTTCCATCATACCAGACTATTCCTATGCCTTTTCCATCATACCAGACTATTCCTATGCCTTTTTCATCATACCAGACTATTTCTATGCCTTTTCCATCATACCAGACTATTCTTATGCCTTTTCCATCATACCAGACTATTCCTATGCCTTTTCCATCATACCAGACTATTCCTATGCCTTTTCCATCATACCAGACTATTCCTATG ACTATTCCTATGCCTTTTCCATCATACCAGACTATTCTATGCCTTTCCATCATACCAGACTATTCCTATGCCTTTTCCATCATACCAGACTATTCCTATGCCTTTTCCATCATACCAGACTATTCCTATGCCTTTTCCATCATACCAGACTATTCCTATGCCTTTTCCATCATACCAGACTATTCCTATGCCTTTTCCATCATACCAGACTATTCCTATGCCTTTTCCATCATACCAGACTATTCCTATGCCTTTTCCATCATACCAGACTATTCCTATGCCTTTTCCATCATACCAGACTATTCTTATGCCTTTTCCATCATACCAGACTATTCCTATGCCTTTTCCATCATACCAGACTATTCCTATGCCTTTTCCATCATACCAGACTATTCTTATGCCTTTTCCATCATACCAGACTATTCCTATGCCTTTTCCATCATACCAGACTATTCCTATGCCTTTTCCATCATACCAGACTATTCTTATGCCTTTTCCATCATACCAGACTATTCCTATGCCTTTTCCATCATACCAGACTATTCCTATGCCTTTTCCATCATACCAGACTATTCCTATGCCTTTTCCATGAAACCAGACTATTCCTAG